In Pseudomonadota bacterium, one DNA window encodes the following:
- a CDS encoding SDR family oxidoreductase has product MFGDLNGKVALVTGAGQGIGEGIAKVFAAAGAAVVVATRTQENGQAVVDAIREAGGQAELAQCDVGVKAELLAAVEQAVARFGALDICIHNAAVFPMYPAESFPDDELDRGLAVNFKPCLWLTQAAVPHMRKRGGGRFIFTSSVTGPRVSMPLTSAYVAAKGAMNAYIKTAALEHARENITFNCVEPGFILTQAMSILADEEGLKEMASYIPKGEIGKPEDIAYCMLYLASDQASYVTAQTIAVDGGSCIPESPVQLREFYEEKGQA; this is encoded by the coding sequence ATGTTTGGAGACCTGAATGGCAAGGTGGCGCTCGTGACTGGCGCCGGGCAGGGGATCGGTGAGGGAATCGCCAAGGTGTTTGCGGCGGCCGGTGCCGCGGTGGTGGTTGCCACGCGAACCCAGGAGAACGGCCAGGCGGTGGTCGACGCGATTCGTGAAGCGGGCGGCCAGGCTGAGCTGGCGCAGTGTGATGTCGGCGTTAAGGCTGAGCTGTTGGCTGCCGTCGAGCAGGCGGTTGCGCGTTTTGGGGCGCTCGATATCTGCATTCATAACGCCGCGGTATTTCCCATGTACCCCGCCGAGTCATTCCCGGACGACGAGCTGGATCGCGGCCTGGCGGTTAACTTCAAGCCCTGCCTCTGGCTGACGCAGGCCGCGGTGCCGCATATGCGCAAACGCGGTGGTGGGCGATTCATCTTCACTTCATCGGTAACCGGTCCGCGAGTCTCCATGCCCCTAACCTCCGCCTACGTTGCCGCAAAAGGCGCGATGAACGCCTATATCAAAACCGCGGCGCTGGAGCACGCGAGGGAAAACATCACGTTCAACTGCGTTGAACCGGGCTTTATTCTGACGCAGGCGATGTCGATCCTGGCCGACGAGGAAGGCCTCAAGGAGATGGCGTCTTATATTCCAAAGGGGGAGATCGGCAAGCCGGAGGACATTGCCTACTGCATGCTGTACCTCGCATCCGATCAGGCGTCTTACGTCACGGCGCAGACCATCGCGGTGGACGGCGGGTCATGCATACCCGAAAGCCCGGTGCAGCTCCGAGAGTTTTACGAAGAGAAAGGTCAGGCTTAG
- a CDS encoding arylsulfatase, whose product MHRATLFTLLVAAVLLLAGCDRAPEPSTQPDASEPSGAAETRPNILLIVADDMGYTDLGSFGGEIETPNLDELALAGVRLTNFQTASMCSPSRAMMLTGVDAHKAGYGNMLEELSPNQKGQPGYEGYLNDNVVTIATLLRDAGYSTFLSGKWHLGSEPQSYPGKRGFERSFVLNSGGGSHFADMKPAYAPNPDTKADYMRDDVKLTELPPSFTYSSQYFADQLISYLDERDNEQQPFFALLAFTAPHWPLQAPDAALEKYAGRYDQGYDEVLTQRLSRMAELGLLADNAVAVSRPPKGLSWSALTAEEQRVEAKAMEVYAAMIDEMDVHTGRVIDYLRQSGELDNTVVVFLSDNGAEGHDLDETWPADMFPKIRAVIDQSFDFSFEQMGKPGSYLLYGPNWARVGSPTGRLHKAFPTEGGTRTSAFVHYPRVIDGGRISDELVAIKDVAPTLLELAGVSPPNGEYRGRPVEPMTGVSFTPLLADPAERMPERPLGMELMGKRALRLGDWKLVHMPPPFGSGEWQLFDLASDPAESEDLAAREPGKVAELQRHWNTYAEENAVIIPDWVSGY is encoded by the coding sequence ATGCACCGAGCCACGCTTTTTACGCTTCTTGTCGCCGCTGTTCTCCTCCTCGCCGGCTGCGACCGTGCTCCCGAGCCGAGCACGCAGCCTGACGCCAGCGAGCCCTCCGGCGCGGCGGAAACCCGACCCAACATCCTGCTGATCGTCGCGGACGATATGGGATACACGGATCTCGGCAGTTTCGGCGGCGAAATTGAAACGCCCAATCTCGACGAGCTCGCGCTAGCCGGCGTGCGGCTGACCAATTTCCAGACGGCCTCTATGTGTTCACCCTCACGGGCCATGATGTTGACCGGCGTGGACGCCCACAAAGCCGGCTACGGCAACATGCTGGAGGAGCTGTCGCCCAACCAAAAGGGACAGCCGGGCTACGAGGGTTACCTGAACGACAACGTGGTGACAATCGCCACGCTGCTGCGCGACGCCGGCTACAGCACGTTTCTCAGCGGGAAGTGGCACCTGGGAAGCGAGCCACAAAGCTATCCGGGCAAACGGGGCTTCGAGCGTTCCTTTGTGCTCAACAGCGGCGGAGGCAGTCATTTTGCCGATATGAAGCCCGCATACGCCCCCAACCCGGACACCAAAGCGGACTATATGCGCGATGACGTCAAGCTCACCGAGCTGCCGCCGAGCTTCACCTATTCCTCTCAGTATTTTGCCGACCAGCTGATCAGCTACCTCGATGAGCGGGACAACGAACAGCAGCCCTTCTTCGCCCTGCTGGCTTTCACGGCGCCGCACTGGCCGCTCCAGGCACCGGACGCGGCGCTCGAAAAATATGCCGGTCGCTATGACCAAGGCTACGATGAGGTGCTGACCCAGCGACTTTCGAGGATGGCAGAACTCGGCCTGCTGGCGGACAACGCCGTGGCCGTCAGCCGACCGCCAAAGGGGCTCTCCTGGTCGGCGCTGACCGCCGAGGAGCAGCGCGTCGAGGCCAAAGCCATGGAGGTCTATGCCGCCATGATCGACGAGATGGATGTGCACACCGGGCGGGTCATCGACTACCTGCGCCAGTCCGGCGAGCTGGACAATACGGTTGTCGTCTTTCTGTCCGACAATGGCGCTGAGGGGCATGATCTCGATGAAACCTGGCCTGCGGACATGTTTCCCAAGATCCGCGCGGTGATCGATCAGAGCTTCGACTTCAGCTTCGAGCAGATGGGCAAACCCGGCTCGTACCTGCTCTACGGACCAAACTGGGCGCGCGTTGGATCGCCGACAGGGCGACTCCACAAGGCCTTCCCCACCGAGGGCGGTACCCGCACCTCAGCCTTTGTGCACTACCCGAGAGTCATCGACGGCGGTCGGATCAGCGACGAGCTGGTGGCCATCAAGGACGTTGCCCCGACGCTGCTGGAACTGGCCGGCGTCAGCCCACCCAACGGCGAATACCGCGGCCGACCGGTCGAGCCGATGACCGGCGTTTCTTTTACGCCGCTGCTGGCAGATCCGGCCGAACGTATGCCGGAGCGGCCGCTCGGCATGGAGCTGATGGGCAAACGCGCCCTGCGGCTGGGTGATTGGAAACTGGTGCACATGCCGCCACCCTTCGGCAGCGGGGAGTGGCAGCTCTTTGACCTGGCCTCCGATCCCGCCGAGAGCGAGGATCTGGCGGCCCGCGAACCGGGCAAGGTGGCCGAACTCCAGCGGCACTGGAACACCTACGCCGAGGAAAACGCCGTCATCATCCCGGACTGGGTCAGCGGGTATTAG
- a CDS encoding AraC family transcriptional regulator, producing MPAREPTIAASVVQSLCDALPDHQPVVQQGLRRFSLTRFSAQDSYHRVPLKSYLRLFEWLAEELESPNLGLELSDRTGVETIGAVGYLFLSSATLEQAFNSMIRNIQAVQDVSYMALTLGTRYALVSYRVAHNNLAECRQDNEYSLAFMWRLIQLYTGSSCPLVQVDFEHAPPQDIAVHKRLFKAPVLFNQPNNNIYLPLSAMKLTSAALDSNLFPILEAQLNESVAQQARAQRFSDQVIEVLSDDVLREGARAKVVAARLGISTATLHRRVRREGQSFKGLLDDHCKQLAQRMMSQPTLPIASIARRLGYAETACLTRAFRRWFGVTPRQYRKQQGQLTDPAASSRPAL from the coding sequence ATGCCCGCCCGCGAACCGACAATCGCCGCCTCCGTTGTGCAATCGCTCTGCGACGCGCTGCCCGACCATCAGCCGGTCGTACAGCAGGGACTGCGCCGATTCTCCCTGACACGTTTCAGCGCTCAGGACAGCTATCACCGCGTACCCCTCAAGAGCTATCTGCGTCTATTTGAATGGCTGGCCGAGGAGCTCGAATCCCCCAACCTGGGGCTCGAGCTGTCCGACCGGACGGGGGTGGAGACCATCGGCGCCGTCGGCTACCTGTTTCTGAGCTCCGCGACTCTGGAACAGGCCTTTAACAGCATGATCCGCAATATCCAGGCGGTGCAGGACGTTTCCTATATGGCGTTGACCCTCGGCACCCGCTACGCCCTCGTCAGCTACCGGGTGGCTCACAACAACCTCGCCGAGTGCCGGCAGGACAATGAGTATTCGCTCGCTTTCATGTGGCGCCTCATCCAGCTTTACACCGGCAGCAGCTGCCCGCTGGTCCAGGTCGACTTTGAGCACGCGCCGCCGCAGGACATCGCTGTTCACAAGCGACTGTTTAAAGCGCCGGTGCTTTTCAATCAGCCCAATAACAATATTTATCTGCCGCTGAGCGCCATGAAGCTCACGTCCGCGGCGCTGGATTCCAACCTCTTTCCGATTCTGGAAGCCCAGCTGAATGAATCGGTGGCCCAGCAAGCCCGCGCACAGCGGTTTTCCGATCAGGTGATCGAGGTATTGTCTGACGACGTGCTGCGCGAGGGCGCGAGGGCCAAGGTGGTTGCGGCGCGGCTCGGGATCTCGACGGCCACGCTGCATCGTCGGGTCCGCCGCGAGGGCCAGTCGTTTAAGGGGTTGCTGGACGACCACTGCAAGCAGCTGGCGCAGCGGATGATGTCCCAGCCCACCCTGCCCATCGCCAGCATTGCGCGGCGTCTGGGTTACGCCGAGACCGCCTGCCTCACTCGCGCCTTTCGCCGCTGGTTTGGAGTCACGCCCAGGCAGTATCGCAAGCAGCAGGGTCAACTGACCGACCCGGCGGCGTCTTCTCGCCCCGCTCTTTGA
- a CDS encoding aminotransferase class III-fold pyridoxal phosphate-dependent enzyme: MSAYSANLWHPMVHPNEAEAREPLHITRGDGVYVQDDQGKRLLDGVAGLWCVNAGHNRTEIKDAIIAQLHELEYYQLFDGVSHPRVVEMAELVLEFTAEENMRRVVFNSGGSDAIETALKMARQFHRLNGQPERTKFISLKHGYHGTHFGGVSVNGLNVNRRNYEPLLPGCFHLDSPWLYRNPWTDVPEELGRLCAEQLERELEFQMPDTVAAFIAEPVQGAGGVIVPPANYWPLIREVCDRHGVLLIADEVVTGFGRSGCMFGSRGWGVKPDIMCFAKGISSGYIPLGATVVNERVEAAFSANQNFDGAIMHGYTYAGHPVACAAGIASLNIVRDEKLPENAKVQGDYLLAALKPFEERFPSVGEVRGKGLMIGIDLVADKQTRDPIDPTGGFAYELAGVVRREGVLVRPVGTKLILSPPLIFQQNHCDEMVAALTTAFEELDR; this comes from the coding sequence ATGTCAGCCTATTCCGCCAACCTCTGGCACCCGATGGTCCATCCGAACGAGGCAGAAGCCCGCGAGCCGCTGCACATCACGCGCGGCGACGGCGTTTACGTACAGGATGATCAGGGGAAACGGCTGCTGGACGGCGTGGCCGGTCTGTGGTGCGTCAACGCGGGTCATAATCGCACGGAGATCAAAGACGCGATCATCGCGCAGCTCCACGAGCTGGAGTACTACCAGCTCTTCGATGGCGTGTCTCATCCGCGCGTTGTGGAGATGGCGGAGCTGGTTCTTGAGTTCACCGCCGAAGAAAACATGCGGCGCGTGGTGTTCAACTCCGGCGGCTCTGACGCCATTGAGACGGCTCTTAAGATGGCCCGTCAGTTTCATCGCCTGAACGGCCAGCCGGAGCGCACCAAGTTCATCTCCCTCAAGCACGGCTATCATGGAACCCACTTCGGCGGCGTGTCGGTTAACGGCCTGAACGTCAATCGCCGCAACTACGAACCGCTGCTGCCAGGCTGCTTCCACCTCGACAGCCCCTGGCTGTACCGCAACCCCTGGACCGATGTTCCGGAGGAGCTGGGCCGCCTGTGTGCCGAGCAGCTCGAGCGCGAGCTGGAGTTCCAGATGCCCGACACGGTTGCGGCGTTTATCGCGGAGCCGGTGCAGGGCGCCGGCGGGGTGATTGTGCCGCCGGCCAACTACTGGCCGCTGATCCGCGAAGTCTGCGACCGCCACGGTGTGCTGCTGATCGCCGATGAGGTGGTCACCGGTTTCGGCCGCTCGGGCTGCATGTTCGGCAGCCGCGGGTGGGGCGTTAAGCCGGACATTATGTGTTTCGCTAAGGGGATTTCTTCGGGTTATATCCCGCTGGGCGCCACCGTGGTCAATGAACGGGTGGAGGCTGCGTTTTCAGCCAATCAGAACTTTGACGGCGCAATCATGCACGGCTACACCTACGCCGGCCACCCGGTAGCCTGCGCTGCGGGGATCGCCAGCCTCAACATCGTGCGCGACGAAAAGCTGCCGGAAAACGCGAAGGTCCAGGGTGACTATCTGCTGGCGGCGCTCAAACCCTTCGAAGAGCGTTTTCCGTCGGTCGGCGAGGTGCGCGGCAAAGGCCTGATGATCGGTATCGATCTGGTTGCCGATAAGCAGACACGCGACCCGATCGATCCCACCGGCGGCTTTGCCTACGAGCTGGCCGGTGTGGTCCGGCGGGAAGGCGTCCTGGTGCGCCCGGTGGGAACCAAGCTGATCCTGAGTCCGCCGCTAATTTTTCAGCAAAATCACTGCGACGAAATGGTCGCGGCCCTGACCACAGCGTTCGAGGAGCTGGATCGCTGA
- a CDS encoding MFS transporter has product MMHVLLGDRSRPRDVNSRRSLVAIVYLAVIGPCVFIVQPGFVQGLVESVGLTEQQAGYIASAEVFGIAATTILLSLIAAKISWRIFLSGCVALGVVANLLSMNQTDFEALAVLRFAAGLCSGGLISLTFTMMGISARPDRNFGLIIVWVLTYGGIGLLVMPTAYGLVGMNGVLVFFALFHLTGLAFIRSVPDSGRAEEAEAPPDFHPTTRRLSLLAILIYNIAIGIVWAYLFLVGLETGMDEQAVANALTVSQFLGVGGAFFSVLFETRLGRLWPLVLSIIGTGVATWLLTGGAAPLEFWVAVCGFNLLWNLSMPYLLGSLSDYDASGHTVVHGVSMQMLGLAIGPFVAARILGMGGYDAVNLTAVVLFGAALLVKLPGLVAQRVHHIARNAQPSTVGIPDPGP; this is encoded by the coding sequence ATGATGCACGTGCTGCTAGGCGATCGAAGCCGGCCGCGGGACGTCAACTCACGGCGTTCACTGGTGGCTATTGTCTATCTGGCGGTGATCGGTCCGTGCGTGTTTATTGTCCAGCCGGGATTTGTGCAGGGTCTGGTCGAGAGTGTGGGTCTCACGGAACAGCAGGCCGGCTACATCGCCTCGGCTGAAGTCTTCGGCATTGCTGCGACCACCATCCTGCTCAGCCTGATCGCCGCAAAAATCTCCTGGCGGATTTTCCTGAGCGGCTGCGTGGCGTTGGGCGTCGTGGCCAACCTGCTGTCCATGAACCAGACGGATTTTGAGGCGCTCGCCGTCCTCCGTTTCGCGGCCGGTCTGTGCTCGGGCGGTTTGATCTCCCTGACATTCACCATGATGGGCATCTCGGCGAGGCCCGATCGAAATTTTGGGCTCATTATCGTGTGGGTGCTGACCTATGGCGGTATCGGCCTGCTGGTGATGCCGACCGCCTATGGACTGGTCGGCATGAACGGCGTGCTGGTGTTTTTTGCGTTGTTTCACCTGACGGGCCTCGCGTTCATCCGGTCGGTGCCGGACAGCGGTCGGGCGGAGGAGGCGGAAGCGCCGCCCGATTTCCACCCAACGACGCGGCGGCTGTCGCTGCTGGCCATTCTGATCTACAACATCGCCATCGGCATAGTTTGGGCCTATCTGTTTCTGGTCGGGCTGGAGACCGGGATGGACGAGCAGGCGGTGGCTAACGCGCTCACCGTGTCCCAGTTTCTCGGCGTCGGCGGTGCTTTCTTTTCCGTGCTGTTTGAAACCCGCCTCGGCCGGCTTTGGCCGCTGGTGCTGAGCATCATAGGTACCGGCGTTGCCACCTGGCTCCTGACCGGCGGCGCCGCGCCGCTGGAGTTTTGGGTGGCGGTCTGTGGCTTCAATCTGCTCTGGAACCTGAGCATGCCTTACCTGCTGGGCTCGCTGTCGGACTACGACGCGAGCGGCCATACCGTGGTGCACGGCGTATCCATGCAGATGCTGGGGCTGGCCATCGGACCTTTTGTTGCCGCGCGAATCCTGGGAATGGGGGGATACGACGCGGTCAATCTCACGGCGGTAGTACTGTTTGGTGCCGCGCTCCTGGTGAAGCTGCCGGGCCTGGTGGCCCAGCGGGTGCACCACATCGCCAGGAATGCACAGCCCAGCACCGTAGGTATACCGGATCCCGGCCCGTAG